GGGCGCGTAGTTCACGATGGCGCGGATTCCCGCCGCGATCAGCGTGTCGGCCACCTCCTGGGCGGCGGAGGCGGGCGTGGCGATGATGGCGATCTGCGCGCCGATGCGCTTCACTTCCTCCGGAATCAAGCGGCTATCCTGAACCACCAACGAGCCGACTTGCTGGCCGATTTTCGCGGGGTCATTGTCAAAGGCCGCCGCGATGCGGAAGCCCTTAGGCTTGAAGCCCGCGTAGCGCACCAGCGCGTGCCCCAGGTCGCCCACACCAACCAGCACCACGGGCCACTCGCGGTCCACCTTCAGAATCTTGCGCAGTTCCTGCGCCAGATACGCGATGCGGTATCCCGATCCCTGCTTGCCGAACTCGCCGAAGAAGGAGAGGTCCTTGCGGATTTGGGCCGCGCTGTAGCCCAGCCGCTCGCCCAGTTCCTGGGACGAGGTGATCTCGCGCCCCTCCTTGAGCAGATGCTCAAGGGCGCGCAGATACAGGGGCAGGCGACCGATGACGATGTCGGGTACACGTGTCGGCATCTCGTTCCTCCTCATGTAATCGCGTGATGGTTCAGCGGTACGGCACGCATTATAGCAGATTTCACAAGTTTGTGCAAAACTAGTACGTCATCCGTGCCGACGGATAGAACGAATATCGCGAGCAAGACGCCTGCCAACTATGGTTTTCGTCTTGTCTGAAGTCTGTCCGCGGGGATAGGATAACCTGCGCATGTGGATGGCAGGGGCAACAAAGGGCGCCGCATAGATAAAATGGAAGGGCTGACGACCTTGTTGTACAATCGCGGGTTAGTGGGGTGTTCCACCCTATCCGCATACAACTTATGGCATTTTGCCAAGGAGGTCAGCCCGATGAGCATTGTATACTATGGCGGTCTGGATGTCCATCAGGAGAGTATCGTGGCGTTTCTCTTCTCACCCGAGACCGGGGAATGTTTTGAGGATGAAGTGCCCAATGACCGCAAGCATCTGGAGCGTGCTGCGAAACGGTGGCGCAAGCGGGGGGAGTTGCGCCTCTGCTATGAAGCCAGCAGCGCGGGGTTTGTCGTCAAGCGGTGGCTAGATGAACTGGGCATTCCTTGCGAGGTGGTCGCACCGGCATTCATCCCGAAGGGGCCTGGAGACCGCATCAAGACCGACCGTCGGGATGCGCGCAGGCTGGCCCTATTGTACCAATCCGGGATGTTACGTCCTGTGCGCGTTCCTGATGAGAGGGAAGAGATGGCGAGGTCCGTGGTGCGCCATCGGGAGGATCTCACACGCGACATGACGCGGACGAAGAACCGCATCCTGAAGTTTCTGGGGTTGTTAGGGCTTCGGTACACCCAGGGGCGGAACTGGACGGAGAAGCACCGCAAGTGGCTGCGTTCCTTGAACCTGGAGCCTCTTCAGGCGATGGTGGTGGAGAGCCATCTGCGCGTTCTGGAGCAGTTGGAGGCGGAGCGAAGGGAGGTAGACCAGAAGATTGCGGAGATTGCGGAAACTCCTTTTTACCGAGAGAAGGTGCAGCGGTTGATGTGCTTGCGCGGGATTGCGTTGCACACCGCCATGGTGTTGATTACGGAGATCGGGGATGCCCACCGGTTCCGAGGATCGCCTGAGTTGATGAGTTATCTTGGGCTGGTGCCCCAAGAGTATAGTTCGGGGGAACGTCGGCGGAGCGGGAAGATCACGAAGGTGGGGAACAGCCACGCGCGGTGGGTTCTGTGCGAGGCGGCCTGGAATCAGGCGCGTCCCCTTGGGAGGAGTGATCGGTTGGCGAAACAGCACGCAACCAACCGCCGGAGGTGGTTGCGATCTCCCAGAAGGCAGAGCGGCGGCTGCATCACAAATTCTGGAAAGTCGCGGTGCGCAAAGACCGGAACACGGCAGCGATAGCCGTCGCGCGAGAGATGGCCGGGTTTGTCTGGGCGCTACTGACTTTGGACGCTGCGTAGGAGGATACCAGGGTAAAGGTGAGAAGGCCCTAAAAGGGGAGACTGGAGACGGTGGCCTGGGGAGGACCCTCGGTCGCCCCTATGCGGTAAACCGGCCCGTCAAGGGCATGGCCGAACCCGCGTCCGTAGATCGAGGCTGCTCCCGACGCACAATGTATCATGCGGTACCCAACCCGCGAATATCCGGTTGACACATCGTCGCCGAGTTCCTCTCCAGTCTCCCCTGGGGGTTTCGGATCACCCTTGCCCAAAGAAAGCGATGAACAGATGG
This genomic interval from Chloroflexota bacterium contains the following:
- a CDS encoding IS110 family transposase, which encodes MSIVYYGGLDVHQESIVAFLFSPETGECFEDEVPNDRKHLERAAKRWRKRGELRLCYEASSAGFVVKRWLDELGIPCEVVAPAFIPKGPGDRIKTDRRDARRLALLYQSGMLRPVRVPDEREEMARSVVRHREDLTRDMTRTKNRILKFLGLLGLRYTQGRNWTEKHRKWLRSLNLEPLQAMVVESHLRVLEQLEAERREVDQKIAEIAETPFYREKVQRLMCLRGIALHTAMVLITEIGDAHRFRGSPELMSYLGLVPQEYSSGERRRSGKITKVGNSHARWVLCEAAWNQARPLGRSDRLAKQHATNRRRWLRSPRRQSGGCITNSGKSRCAKTGTRQR
- a CDS encoding redox-sensing transcriptional repressor Rex; translation: MRRNEMPTRVPDIVIGRLPLYLRALEHLLKEGREITSSQELGERLGYSAAQIRKDLSFFGEFGKQGSGYRIAYLAQELRKILKVDREWPVVLVGVGDLGHALVRYAGFKPKGFRIAAAFDNDPAKIGQQVGSLVVQDSRLIPEEVKRIGAQIAIIATPASAAQEVADTLIAAGIRAIVNYAPISVKVPAGVRIQYVDPAVQLQRLTYYL